One Podospora pseudopauciseta strain CBS 411.78 chromosome 4, whole genome shotgun sequence genomic window, ATTGTGGCCGGCTGTCTGTTCATGATAGGTGGCGGTCTCTTGACTGCATTTGCCAACGGCTATGGGAGTGTGTTTGGCCCCAACCACAGACATTCTTGGAGTGAGAAAGTGCTAACCTTGGTGCCGTGCAGTGTACATGGGCGGCCGTTTCATGCTTGGCTTTGGCAATTCTCTTTCCCAAATGGCATCGCCGCTCTTGCTCACCGAAATCTGTCACCCGCAACATCGAGGTCCCGTCACGGCCGTGTATAACTGTCTCTGGAATGCTGGAGCGCTGCTTGTATCATGCATCGCGTGGGGCAccgccaacatcaaaaaCGACTGGTCATGGAGGTCCATCACCTTCCTGCAAATCGTGCCGTCATTGATTCAACTTACGGGCATCTGGTGGATTCCCGAATCGCCGCGCTATCTCATCAACAAGGATAGACCTCAGGAGGCGCTACACATCCTGTCCAAGTGGCATGCCGGGGGAGACATAAACAACGCCACCGTTCAGTTTGAGTACCGCGAGATTCGTGAAACTATCCGGATTCAAAAGGAGAACGAACAGTCCACCAGCTACAAGGACTTTTTCCGAACCAAGGGAAACAGATGGCGACTGGCCATCATCGTATCACTGGGTGTTATCTCCCAGTACAGTGGGAACGCTTTATTCAGCAACTACATCGACATGATCTACAGGGGAGCGGGCATCAACGACCAGAACCAGAAGCTGGCCATGTCCACCGGCAAGACCATCCTcgatctcatcatcaccatcaccgcgGCGCTCAACGTCGACCGATGGGGCAGACGGCCATTATTCTTGGTAGCCATGGTCGGCATGGTCATCTCGTTTCTCTGCTGGACAATTACCGGAATTGTTTACGAGCATAGCAATCCAACCAACCTCACTGCTGGCTATGTGCAGCTCGTCTTCATTTGGGTGTTTGGCATCTTTTACGACATTGGGTTTTCGGGCCTGCTGGTGGCCTATGCTCTCGAGGTGTTGCCTTTCCACCTCCGAGCCAAGGGGATGATGATCATGAATATTACCGTGCAAGCTATCTTGGCGCTGGGGAAGTAAGTTTGATGCCTTGACACCAAACCCGCGAAAACGACTCCTGGCTAACGACTCTGACCTCTAGTCAAACAAACAAAATTGCATGGGAAAGGCTACCAAATCACTGGAATCTCATGCTGTTTTACACCATCTGGAACTTTTTTGAGCTCCTGTTTGTGTGGTTCTTCTATGTCGAGACTAAAGGGCCGACCCTGGAAGAAATTGCCAAGATTTTCGACGGAGATGGTGCTATTGCTCACATCGACATGCACCAAGTGCAAAAGGACATCTATCAGAATACTCCAGACGATCACGATGAACTGCCAGGGAGGGCGTTATAATTTTTTCGAGACAGTTTTCTTAGTTCACTCCTTGGATTGGTGCTGCATAACCGGGCGTTTCAACGGGATCATATTGGCAGGGTTTGGAAAAGGAAAACGGAAAGCATTGGGGCAATGACACAAGGCATTTGGCACACAACTATGATACCACAGATATTGACGAACTCAGTAAAGAAGGTAGTTAAATTGATTTCTTCTAACATTTGCCGTCGGGCGTTACGCCCAAGCATCATTTGGATATTTATTAGGCCCCTCATACTCCACCTCGACCGCTTTACTGAAATCTCTAAGAAACCTCCAAGTGGCTTCTCTTTTCCAGCCTTGTTCAACAAATTGGCCAGGCGTTTCTGTCGGAAAGAAGTCGACAATGTCACCAAGACTCTCATCGTGGCTGGCACGGACAAGGCTCGATCGTTGCAATCCAACTCTTGCAGCTTTTTGACTTTTGCTCGCAACATGTCAACGTTGTGATGCCAGCGTGAACCATGGCTGGTGCACGACGTGTAGAAGCTCGCTCTTTCTCCGTTTGGAAGAAGACGGCTGAGCCGAGGCGATTCCGTGCAAAATGTTTCATCCGAAGTTGAACCTGATGCACAAAATGGGAGGGTGATATCACGTCGGGtaaagggagggaaggggatGGTCTTAGTTCTCCAGGGTGATGGATCGTATCTCCagccaacaaaacaaacgaGGTTGGAGTGACTCGCGCAAACGCGCAGATATATCACACCGTATGGCCGGGAGCATCCAAGAGAAACAATGATCTGTCACCAAGGAAGtcgaaggcgaggaagctTCAAGCTTGCAGCTTTCTTTTCCAACTCCGGTTCCGTGATCCGGCGCCCAGCATAGTCGCTATCGCGGATGACACTGGCTGGATTCAGCCGGGTAGCCCGGTAGCAATGTCGTTGTGAATCCAGGGCCAACAATGAGTGGAACAGTTGTCAGAAAGGTGGATGGGTCACTGATATGGTCAAATGATGATGGGACAGAATAATCCCGTAAATGGAGCTCGTGTCGACACCACTTTGCCACCAAGATGTCATGCACATCCATTTCAACATGCAGCTACCACACTAAC contains:
- a CDS encoding hypothetical protein (COG:U; EggNog:ENOG503NW2Y), producing MAQRHRIRNDSASSFEVPVHETPRFQRVYWTREPHLRKLYGMAAILMVASATTGYDGMLVNTSQQIDLWRYFFFPELRDKPNGDPILDSKLAILVNMFNIGSILSFFITPHVADTYGRRSAIVAGCLFMIGGGLLTAFANGYGMYMGGRFMLGFGNSLSQMASPLLLTEICHPQHRGPVTAVYNCLWNAGALLVSCIAWGTANIKNDWSWRSITFLQIVPSLIQLTGIWWIPESPRYLINKDRPQEALHILSKWHAGGDINNATVQFEYREIRETIRIQKENEQSTSYKDFFRTKGNRWRLAIIVSLGVISQYSGNALFSNYIDMIYRGAGINDQNQKLAMSTGKTILDLIITITAALNVDRWGRRPLFLVAMVGMVISFLCWTITGIVYEHSNPTNLTAGYVQLVFIWVFGIFYDIGFSGLLVAYALEVLPFHLRAKGMMIMNITVQAILALGNQTNKIAWERLPNHWNLMLFYTIWNFFELLFVWFFYVETKGPTLEEIAKIFDGDGAIAHIDMHQVQKDIYQNTPDDHDELPGRAL